One Candidatus Bathyarchaeia archaeon genomic region harbors:
- a CDS encoding GNAT family protein — MVDLERLYDNIKDAQWFFIEKKDGTKIGFISHFLSAGETEIGYNIVPNERNKGYANEAIQVIIDYLFLSKDIMRIQAKADTENVQSWKALEKAGFKREGILRRTFYCRGKWRDDCIYSIIREEWKEPKILTKTTSR; from the coding sequence GATGGTGGACTTGGAAAGACTCTACGACAATATTAAAGATGCACAATGGTTTTTCATTGAGAAGAAGGATGGAACAAAAATCGGTTTTATTTCCCATTTTCTGTCAGCGGGCGAAACGGAGATAGGCTATAACATCGTGCCCAACGAGCGAAACAAGGGCTATGCCAACGAAGCGATTCAGGTAATAATCGACTATCTATTTCTATCCAAAGACATAATGAGAATTCAGGCAAAGGCTGACACAGAAAATGTTCAATCATGGAAAGCGCTTGAGAAGGCTGGGTTCAAACGAGAAGGCATTCTCAGAAGAACTTTCTACTGCCGTGGAAAGTGGAGAGATGACTGCATATACAGCATCATACGCGAAGAATGGAAAGAACCAAAAATACTGACAAAAACAACTTCAAGATAG
- a CDS encoding nitroreductase/quinone reductase family protein, producing the protein MDVSRVADEKYIYLTTRGRKTGNPHTVELWFAIAGKKIYLSHEGAYTDWMKNILEDGRVEFKIGKIQFKGNARIAKGGEAFELGKHALYLKYYGNADEDTINDWFSESTIIEISTIDML; encoded by the coding sequence ATGGATGTTAGCAGAGTCGCCGATGAGAAGTACATCTATTTAACGACTAGAGGTAGGAAGACTGGAAATCCACACACAGTTGAGTTGTGGTTTGCAATAGCTGGAAAGAAAATTTATCTTAGCCATGAAGGAGCGTACACTGACTGGATGAAAAACATTCTTGAGGATGGTCGAGTCGAGTTTAAGATCGGAAAGATCCAGTTTAAGGGCAACGCTCGAATTGCTAAAGGTGGGGAGGCTTTTGAATTGGGAAAACATGCTCTCTACCTTAAATATTATGGCAATGCAGACGAAGACACAATTAACGACTGGTTCTCAGAGTCAACAATAATTGAGATTTCAACGATTGATATGCTGTAA